TGCACAGTGACTTATTCTTAGTTAAAAATTATTCAACAAGATAAATGCCTAAATGTAGTTAATGCTGCTTGAGATCCTGCACAGAAACTGTTTTCCAGTTGAAACACTCTTCATTTGCATGAATCCTAGTTACTTTCTCACGTGACTTGTAAAAATGTGCTGAGAGCAAAGCCTGAGCTTCCCAGTCTAACTGGTCACACGGTGTGAACAATGGGAGGTAAAACAAGCCTGGAGTTTCCCTCAGGCCTCCAGAACATCACGTTCAACtcgatgtttgtttttaaagggatagGTCACACAGCCTCACAAAGTCTCGCGGCCTTATCGAGGACTTGGAGTCCTTCCATTTTATCTGCAGAGGAATTGAATGAGTAATTTGATACTGGGTTATTAAAGGCACTGCGGCAGATTCAGGGGGAGTTTAATCCTCTACTCAATATAAAATCTGTGGTGGCGTCATTCACTATGTTCAGAAATAGTTGGCAGGATGTTACGTACAGTTAGAGTGTTAGAAAATGATAATGTTTTTACATAATATCAATTAGTCTATGCATGCACTGAACTGGAAAAAGACATAAGGCACAAATTACTTATTATAGTGTATTGCTTATCATAGCTCCTCTGACATATCTTTAGCAACAAACACATAGTCTTGACCATGTGGTCAACATCCACGCGTCTCAGGGGAAACTCCAGTGCAGGCCTGCTGGTGTGCTCTTGTGTTCATCATATCATTTTCATGCTGTGATAAACAACTGCAGTCACACTGCAATCATACTTGAAATTTTGGAGGAAACTCCTGtgtacactgcacactgcacACTGCAGTCCCCCACCTGCAGGTCCTCCCACACACTCATACTCTGAGGGGCTGCTGAGCGACATTTCCTTTCGTTTAAGTGATTCAGCAGGGGCATGCTAAAGACGGTGCATCTTAAGGACTTTCCATGCAACTGTCCTTGACTAACAGAAAGTCTTCAATGTGATAAAACATGTGCAGCCATACAAGGGTGTAGGTTTGGTTTCAACACCGGGGGAGACACATGTGAAATGGGGGGTTTGGGGAGGTGCTCCACCACAAATCTTTAAGCATCAAATACTTTCTATTGAATTTTTATGCAGCAgtctgtgccttttctgcatcagtttatgttGTAAATGCCCATGTTCTACACATTGAGGGGGATGTGTCTACACCTACCTAACCTTATGATACATAGAGGCCTTTGCTTCAAGTTACTATGACCTTGGCTTCCCTTCTGTTAGAGTAAACATTAGATTTCTTGAAGCAGAGATGTGGTTTTAAGGCTgtttttgtccaaatactttTGGCCAGGTTGATTTAAAAGTGCataatttttatgaaatattATACTTTGCATAATAACTGAGAAGAGTGTTTTCAAAGTAACTGCTGATTTCAAGTTTGAGGCGTGGACAGAAAGAAAATGCATATTTGTTGGGTACATGTGTCATTAAAAGAGTCCAAATACTTAAATactgcagaaatgtatattttaagTGCAGCAAATGTAGTGTGCAAAATGACTTTGCTCTCTTGGTGACAAACTGAGGAGTGTATTTATATGCGTCTGAATAGAAATCCCCTTGGAGCCAGCAATCTGTATGCTGTGTTATTCTGAGTGACAGTTTTCTGGAAATCCCCCACCTAGTTGTTAGCTCCGCCCCGCCGCAGCCACACAGAGGGCATTAACAGACTGCTGCACAAGTCTGCCAGTAGACAACCAAGTGCACCTCGTACTGAATAACAAACCATTATGGACCTCCACCGGACCAGTATATTGAACCAAATGGATTACAACCGGGAGTCTAAAGAAGGGAAGCCGGCTCAGTCGACAGAGGAGCGGCTCGACAGCGGTTTGGATTCGCTGAAGGAGGAGGAGTACCAGGCTGTGGCGGCCGAGATCCGTCGGCTCCAGGTGGAATGTGAGCCGCCGCAGCACAAACAAGCTCCCGCTGTAACCGGAGAGCTGCACGAATGGAAAACACAGATCACAGAAGATGGAGACACGTAAGTCGGACCAGGAATAACATTACAGACTTAAACACGGGgatatttgtgctttttttttctgaggtaACGTTATAGCCAGACTTGCAGTATCGCCTGAGCAGGCCCAGCTCGGGTCCTGGAGGTAATTTGATCCCTTTCCTGTGGGGAATGTCTGCCTCTAGCTTGTCATTACAATGCACAGGCCCGGGCCTAACTCCGTCCGGGTTGGGGCTTATTTTAGCGTTACGACGTCTGAAAGTACGCGACTGCAATGTTAACAATACACAGAACGGGTGTCCGGTTTGATAATGGGTTTAGCTGCGGTCAGACACGGTGGTCTTGGACGTAAACAAAAGGCTATTATCAGGAGGGAATCTACTATGGCCGCGGGTCAGACTGGGAAAGTCCCGGGCGCGCGGCCAAGGAATCCGACCGCCGCGCGCTCCCGTGAAGcgagaaggaggaaaaaacaagaaaaagtaCCTTAAATTACACAAATGCACATTTGACGGGGCTGAGGGCGAAGCTGGCCCCTGGAGGACGTGTCTGCGGCTTGATGCTATCTTAAAACCAGGGGGAATAACATTAAGTGTCACCCCAAATGTTattcttttaattaaaataagttATCCCCCaagaaataataatttaaactCAGAACAGTAATGTGGCTGTTCTCATGGCACGTGCATGTATGCTGCGCCATTGCGTCAAAGTTTACAGCAACGTGACTTTATTCATCAGAAGTGAGCAGCGGAACTGTCTCATATGAGGCAATGAAGCATGAAATCATGTTACAGTGATTGAACCAATGGTTTAAACAAGGGATATAAGAGCAGTCTCAGTGTGgggcctgggaacgcctgggGGCCTCAACAGCATCTAAATGAGCtaatttgtttcatttgttgacattattttactgtaatgGCAGTCTGAAGACATTATCCCTATTACAGCCAGTGTAAAATTGGCTGCTATGTTACACTTGAATGTTTGGAGGCCTGTGTTGTGTAAAGTTTTTCTTTGACTGATGATTTCTGATGGAAATAAAGTTGATTTTCATTTGAAGCATCTTCTTTTATATATCATTATTGTGTTTTCTCCTGTCGAGGATGCTGGCTTAAGTAAAACTACTCCATTTGTCCGCTTTTCTAGTATCTACTCTGCATTTAAAACTTGCTTTAAACTAGCTTTTCACTGTTAAAGTACCAGTATTAGATGTAGATGGAAAAACCACAATCAGAGatatatgtattttaatttaCTTGCTTACAGTATGTTAAAATAGACTTGGTTGTGTTATTTGCATGTATCATAACAGGTTTTCTACCTTCCCTCCCTGTCTCTATAGGCTGCTCCACCTGGCCATCATCCACGAAGCCAAGGACTACATCCGATCGATGATAGACCTGTCCAAGAACTCAGACTTCCtcaacacacaaaatgaccagagaCAGGTACTGAAAAGGATTTATAAAAGAATATATTGACAGCTCCCCGGTCTCATTTTTATCATCTTCCCCTCTCCTCTATGTTTGTCTCCACCTCTTCCTGTGAACTTGCTCTATCTAGATGAGTTTTTATAGTAACTCACCTGTCTTCTCCTAACTTCTTCCTCTCCCAGACTCCTCTCCACCTAGCGGTAATAACGAACCAGGCCGACGTGTGCGAGCGCCTCCTGGTAAACGGCTGTGACCCCACGCTGGTGGACGACAACGGGGACACGCCTCTTCACATCGCCTGTCGCCATGGAAACCTGCTGTGCTTCAGCGTCCTCACACAGAACTGTCAGCCAGAGCATCTACACACAGTGATGGCTGCCTGCAACTACCATGGTAAGAGTGTAGCACGAGaacagtgtttctttttttcctgaactGATGTGGTTTTGATCTTTTCCTGTTTGGACGAGCTgagcttttactttttataaCACATCTGATAAATGCTTCAGTTTTCATCTTCAAAACTATACTTGTTTACATGTGAGGGAACAAGAATGTTTGTATTCAGCAGTGGTGGACTAAATTATTATGTTTGAACATTATTAGAGTATTATGTTCTGTAGCAGTGGTGGTAATTTCCATTCTGTGGCGGCCCACCCTTGGTGCCTGGAGACAGACGAGACACTGACCAGTCTGCTGCTGGTCTTAAGTACTGTTTAAACAGAGGAATGGTGGGCACGAAAAGAGTCATTTCTACTGCCCATTATCCCTGAACACTGTGGTTAGGAGGAAGGAAACATTTAAGCAAGCGAGGGGAATGCCATAGCCATTCATGCCAT
This Epinephelus lanceolatus isolate andai-2023 chromosome 15, ASM4190304v1, whole genome shotgun sequence DNA region includes the following protein-coding sequences:
- the nfkbiab gene encoding nuclear factor of kappa light polypeptide gene enhancer in B-cells inhibitor, alpha b, whose protein sequence is MDLHRTSILNQMDYNRESKEGKPAQSTEERLDSGLDSLKEEEYQAVAAEIRRLQVECEPPQHKQAPAVTGELHEWKTQITEDGDTLLHLAIIHEAKDYIRSMIDLSKNSDFLNTQNDQRQTPLHLAVITNQADVCERLLVNGCDPTLVDDNGDTPLHIACRHGNLLCFSVLTQNCQPEHLHTVMAACNYHGQNCLHLASVQGFLSLVENMVDLGADINAKEQRNGRSALHLAVDQQNLSLVKLLLKKGADPNLLTSGGHTPFHLTYGRTNDDIRKELFSLTSPDLRELPDSESDDSEEEEDEESDEEVGYDDIQWNGH